A region from the Musa acuminata AAA Group cultivar baxijiao chromosome BXJ1-10, Cavendish_Baxijiao_AAA, whole genome shotgun sequence genome encodes:
- the LOC135595294 gene encoding BTB/POZ and TAZ domain-containing protein 1-like isoform X1: MFLMALMGHICLFAFSSDPFRVLFPTVYISRDRWVVETQNIRRWLGNMTEEDKKRGEAEIQRWLEVGSVEIPPADVRIVTSGGRRIPVHSTVLASASPVLESILGGPHKGRSRGREIPILGVPCDAVQAFVHSLYFARRPYDRCVSATEEEMIGEHGMHLLALSHAYRVGWLKRAAERALSLRLTAEGVVDVLVLSQRCDAPRLHLRCMQLLSKDFAAVEQTEAWRFLQDHDPWLELHILQFLHHAHLRRRRQARRKAEQRLYAELHEAMDCLRHICADGCGEVGPSGRLLPAHARPPCPNPVSCRGLRQLIRHFAACDRQKRQQHGCRRCKRLWQLLRLHASICDEVDDASCKVPLCIQFKQRMQEKEGELEEDEAERWRLLVKKVASARVMSHLAKRQSQVLV, from the exons ATGTTTTTAATGGCTCTGATGGGGCATATATGTCTTTTTGCTTTTTCTTCCGATCCATTTCGTGTCCTCTTCCCCACGGTATATATATCGAGGGATCGGTGGGTTGTTGAAACACAAAACATCCGTCGTTGGCTCGGAAACATGACCGAAGAAGATAAGAAACGCGGCGAGGCGGAGATCCAGCGGTGGCTTGAGGTCGGGAGTGTCGAGATCCCGCCGGCCGATGTCCGGATCGTGACGTCCGGCGGGCGGCGAATACCTGTTCACTCCACCGTTCTG GCTTCTGCGTCGCCTGTGCTGGAGAGCATACTGGGTGGACCGCATAAGGGCAGGAGTCGAGGAAGGGAGATCCCCATTCTTGGCGTCCCATGCGACGCTGTCCAAGCCTTCGTTCACTCACTCTACTTTGCCAG GCGGCCGTACGACAGGTGCGTGTCAGCCACAGAGGAGGAGATGATCGGGGAGCACGGAATGCACCTGTTGGCGCTGTCGCACGCGTACCGCGTCGGGTGGTTGAAGCGCGCTGCCGAGCGGGCGCTCTCGTTGCGGCTGACCGCCGAGGGCGTGGTGGACGTGCTGGTGCTGTCGCAGCGGTGCGACGCGCCGCGCCTCCACCTGCGGTGCATGCAGCTGCTGTCGAAGGACTTCGCCGCGGTGGAGCAGACCGAGGCCTGGCGGTTCCTCCAGGACCACGACCCCTGGCTCGAGCTCCACATCCTCCAGTTCCTCCACCACGCCCACCTG cggcggcggcggcaggcgAGGAGGAAGGCGGAGCAGAGGTTGTACGCGGAGCTGCACGAGGCCATGGACTGCTTGCGCCACATCTGCGCCGATGGGTGCGGGGAGGTGGGGCCCTCAGGCCGGCTCCTCCCAGCCCACGCCCGCCCCCCCTGCCCCAACCCCGTCAGTTGCCGCGGCCTCCGGCAGCTCATCCGCCACTTCGCGGCGTGCGACCGGCAGAAGCGGCAGCAGCACGGGTGCCGACGCTGCAAGCGCCTGTGGCAGCTGCTCCGCCTCCACGCCTCCATCTGCGACGAGGTCGACGACGCCTCCTGCAAGGTTCCCCTCTGCAT ACAATTCAAGCAGAGGATGCAGGAGAAGGAAGGGGAATTGGAGGAGGACGAGGCCGAGAGATGGAGGCTACTGGTGAAGAAGGTGGCCTCCGCTAGAGTTATGTCGCACTTGGCCAAGAGGCAGAGTCAAGTATTAGTTTAA
- the LOC104000038 gene encoding protein ELF4-LIKE 3-like — translation MEGGETFPVLGNGSQGDDKVMQTFHKSFGQVQSRLDQNRKLINEINQNQASRIPGRLNRNVRLIGELNSNIRRVVDVDVELSLSFTGSMEASPEAEAASQGKPD, via the exons ATGGAAGGAGGAGAGACGTTCCCAGTCTTGGGAAATGGCAGCCAAGGGGACGACAAGGTGATGCAGACCTTCCACAAGAGCTTTGGGCAAGTGCAGAGCCGGTTGGACCAGAACAGGAAACTGATCAACGAGATCAACCAGAACCAGGCGTCGAGGATCCCCGGACGCCTCAACCGCAACGTCCGCCTCATCGGGGAGCTCAACAGCAATATCCGCCGCGTCGTCGACGTGGACGTCGAGCTCTCCCTCTCCTTCACCGGGTCTATGGAGGCATCACCTGAAGCTGAAGCTGCTTCCCAAGGGAAGCCTG ATTAG
- the LOC135595294 gene encoding BTB/POZ and TAZ domain-containing protein 1-like isoform X2, with protein MFLMALMGHICLFAFSSDPFRVLFPTVYISRDRWVVETQNIRRWLGNMTEEDKKRGEAEIQRWLEVGSVEIPPADVRIVTSGGRRIPVHSTVLASASPVLESILGGPHKGRSRGREIPILGVPCDAVQAFVHSLYFARCVSATEEEMIGEHGMHLLALSHAYRVGWLKRAAERALSLRLTAEGVVDVLVLSQRCDAPRLHLRCMQLLSKDFAAVEQTEAWRFLQDHDPWLELHILQFLHHAHLRRRRQARRKAEQRLYAELHEAMDCLRHICADGCGEVGPSGRLLPAHARPPCPNPVSCRGLRQLIRHFAACDRQKRQQHGCRRCKRLWQLLRLHASICDEVDDASCKVPLCIQFKQRMQEKEGELEEDEAERWRLLVKKVASARVMSHLAKRQSQVLV; from the exons ATGTTTTTAATGGCTCTGATGGGGCATATATGTCTTTTTGCTTTTTCTTCCGATCCATTTCGTGTCCTCTTCCCCACGGTATATATATCGAGGGATCGGTGGGTTGTTGAAACACAAAACATCCGTCGTTGGCTCGGAAACATGACCGAAGAAGATAAGAAACGCGGCGAGGCGGAGATCCAGCGGTGGCTTGAGGTCGGGAGTGTCGAGATCCCGCCGGCCGATGTCCGGATCGTGACGTCCGGCGGGCGGCGAATACCTGTTCACTCCACCGTTCTG GCTTCTGCGTCGCCTGTGCTGGAGAGCATACTGGGTGGACCGCATAAGGGCAGGAGTCGAGGAAGGGAGATCCCCATTCTTGGCGTCCCATGCGACGCTGTCCAAGCCTTCGTTCACTCACTCTACTTTGCCAG GTGCGTGTCAGCCACAGAGGAGGAGATGATCGGGGAGCACGGAATGCACCTGTTGGCGCTGTCGCACGCGTACCGCGTCGGGTGGTTGAAGCGCGCTGCCGAGCGGGCGCTCTCGTTGCGGCTGACCGCCGAGGGCGTGGTGGACGTGCTGGTGCTGTCGCAGCGGTGCGACGCGCCGCGCCTCCACCTGCGGTGCATGCAGCTGCTGTCGAAGGACTTCGCCGCGGTGGAGCAGACCGAGGCCTGGCGGTTCCTCCAGGACCACGACCCCTGGCTCGAGCTCCACATCCTCCAGTTCCTCCACCACGCCCACCTG cggcggcggcggcaggcgAGGAGGAAGGCGGAGCAGAGGTTGTACGCGGAGCTGCACGAGGCCATGGACTGCTTGCGCCACATCTGCGCCGATGGGTGCGGGGAGGTGGGGCCCTCAGGCCGGCTCCTCCCAGCCCACGCCCGCCCCCCCTGCCCCAACCCCGTCAGTTGCCGCGGCCTCCGGCAGCTCATCCGCCACTTCGCGGCGTGCGACCGGCAGAAGCGGCAGCAGCACGGGTGCCGACGCTGCAAGCGCCTGTGGCAGCTGCTCCGCCTCCACGCCTCCATCTGCGACGAGGTCGACGACGCCTCCTGCAAGGTTCCCCTCTGCAT ACAATTCAAGCAGAGGATGCAGGAGAAGGAAGGGGAATTGGAGGAGGACGAGGCCGAGAGATGGAGGCTACTGGTGAAGAAGGTGGCCTCCGCTAGAGTTATGTCGCACTTGGCCAAGAGGCAGAGTCAAGTATTAGTTTAA